The DNA region CCCTTCTTCACTATATCCCCTTCCTTGACCAACACCTCTTTGATAATCCCCGAGATCTTGGGGCTGATGGCAGATTTCTCGCTCCCCTCAAGGGAACCTGTCGAGGAGATGGAATCAACCAGCTTCCCCCGGGTAAGGGAAACCACTTTCACTGGTACCGGAATAGCCTCACCTCCCTTCAGGGAGGCGTTATTGTCCTTACTACAACTCAGAAAGAAGATCGAGAACACCAGCAGGAATAACGCCCCTATGGTTAACTTAGACTTCTTCATTTATCATCCTCCTTAAAGATAAATTCGGACGCAAAGGTTCCGATGCTTTTCTCAAGATTTTGAATAGCTAAATACCTATCATACTTGAGACTTGCAAGCGCTTTCTGGGCGCTATCATAGGCGATAAGCGCCTGTGATAACTCCAAGCTTGTCGCCTCACCTACGGCGAAGAAACGGGAAACGAGTTCATAGTTCTTCTTAGCAAGTTCCACCTGCTTCCTCAAGGTTTCCAAAGCAGCAGTTACCGTCTTAAGATTAAGGTAAGCTTGATTGATCTGGAGCTTTATCTCCTTTATTAACTTGTCCCTATTTATAAGCGCCTGCTGCTCCTTGGACTTCGCCTCCTTGAGCTCGGCAAAGCCAACCCCACCATCAAATATGGGGAGGCTGAAAGAAAGGGAGATACTCGCATACTGTTTAGCGGGAAAGTTGGCGCTCTGCCTCAAAAGCATTGCCTGGGCAGAAACGGAGGGAAGAAATCTGCCCCGAGCTTTAGCCAACTCCTCCCTCGCCACCTTGAGCTCGAGTTCGTTCATCCTCATCTCTATCCTCTCCCTGAGCCCCTTGGTGATAAGATCGTCAAAACTGCCTTGTGGAGGTTTCGGCTCCCTCGGCTCTGCGAGTTTAAAATCTCCCTTTATCCCAGTAAGAAGGCGGAACCTCTCCTTCGCTATCTCAAGCTCATTCTCTCGCTGAACCAGCTCCCGCTCCGCATTCTTTAAGGACATTTCCGCTTGAAGAACAGCGGTAACCGTAACCTCTCCCACTTTATATCGGGCGCGAGCTATCTTGAGTTCATGGCGGGCGAGTTCCAGCGTCTTCCGCGTTATCTCAAGGTTTTGCTGCGCCTTTATCACTTGATAATAGGCAGCAGTAACCCCGAGGAGCACATTCTGCTTGGCGAGAGCAACAGAGTTTTTAGCCAGTTCCTTCGAGAGCTTCGCCTGCTTGTATATCCCGATGTTCCTTCCTCCGCTGTAGATCGGCTGAATTAGGGTGAGGGTGAGATTGTAGGCGTTCTGGGGAAATATATTGATCGCCATCCCTCCCATATTGAAGGTTACCTGGCGATCATAGTGGGTAGCTTGATAGTTAAAAATAAGCTTGGGAAGAAGAAGAGCCGCCGCTTTCTTAACGGTACTATCCGACTGTTTCAAGGACTCCGTTGCCAGTTTTAGATCATCGTTCCTTTTGAGAGTTATTCGATAAACATCATCTAAGCTGTAGGTTGGTACTTCGTCAGAATAAGCGGAAAGGGTAAAAAACACTATAAGAAACACCGAGGCAAACAGTAAAAACCTCTTTGTGAGCATTATTCCATCTCCTTTCTTCCTACTCCATTTATAAAGGCTTGATAAATCAACTCTATATCCTCAGATATTGGTCTCACCTCTTTATCATTCATCCGACAAATAAGGACGCCCTCTATAATCTTGGTCAACACCGTCCCCAACCTGGTAGGGGGAACATCTACCAATTTCCCCTCCTTAACGCCATCCTCTAATATCTTTCCCACCAGGGCATAGACCTCAATAGGACGGCGCATCAACTTCTTTATCTCCCCCTCCATACTCTCGATATGAACCTTCCCACTGATGTTCTGAAGCACCCTAAAAAAAGGCCTGTTCTGCTCAAAATAATTCATTGTCTCGCTGATCCAAAGTTTTACCTTCTCAAGCGGGGACACATCCGCCTTCAAAACCCGCTCCGCCATCTCATAAACGGTGTTTATTATCTCAGCTATCGCCTGGATGAGAAGATCGCCTTTGCTCTTGAAGTAAAGATAAAGGGTACCCTTTGAAATACCGGCTCGCTCAGCGATTTTGTCCATCGTCGTATCCTCGAACCCGCTCTCCG from Acidobacteriota bacterium includes:
- a CDS encoding TolC family protein codes for the protein MLTKRFLLFASVFLIVFFTLSAYSDEVPTYSLDDVYRITLKRNDDLKLATESLKQSDSTVKKAAALLLPKLIFNYQATHYDRQVTFNMGGMAINIFPQNAYNLTLTLIQPIYSGGRNIGIYKQAKLSKELAKNSVALAKQNVLLGVTAAYYQVIKAQQNLEITRKTLELARHELKIARARYKVGEVTVTAVLQAEMSLKNAERELVQRENELEIAKERFRLLTGIKGDFKLAEPREPKPPQGSFDDLITKGLRERIEMRMNELELKVAREELAKARGRFLPSVSAQAMLLRQSANFPAKQYASISLSFSLPIFDGGVGFAELKEAKSKEQQALINRDKLIKEIKLQINQAYLNLKTVTAALETLRKQVELAKKNYELVSRFFAVGEATSLELSQALIAYDSAQKALASLKYDRYLAIQNLEKSIGTFASEFIFKEDDK
- a CDS encoding TetR/AcrR family transcriptional regulator; amino-acid sequence: MANKNGEERLTKKEIIQRFRRREILRAAREVFAESGFEDTTMDKIAERAGISKGTLYLYFKSKGDLLIQAIAEIINTVYEMAERVLKADVSPLEKVKLWISETMNYFEQNRPFFRVLQNISGKVHIESMEGEIKKLMRRPIEVYALVGKILEDGVKEGKLVDVPPTRLGTVLTKIIEGVLICRMNDKEVRPISEDIELIYQAFINGVGRKEME